Proteins from a single region of Dermochelys coriacea isolate rDerCor1 chromosome 28, rDerCor1.pri.v4, whole genome shotgun sequence:
- the LOC122455400 gene encoding uncharacterized protein LOC122455400 has protein sequence MPALSTRRSSTWSNAELLNLIIVWGVEAVQSQLCCSRRNYDNRQISQCMRERGHDWDTLHCRVKVKELWNAYHRAQETTTSPGAAHKSSRFYNELDAILSGDPPSIAKATVDTSVACMPIENGPSQEKKILDEDVEGDGDPEAEDDSEVRDACSQEFFSTLEKASKSQLSELGKAQTGEEASDMTLGAQPPSLLAAAEQLCRIRKRP, from the exons atgcctgctctGAGCACCAGACGATCctccacttggagcaatgccgagctgttgaacctcatcatcgTTTGGGGAgtggaggctgtccagtcccagctgtgctgcagccgtaggaattatgataacagacagatttcacaatgcatgagagaaaggggccatgactgggacacactgcattgcagggtaaaagtgaaggagctgtggaacgcctATCACAGAGCACAGGAGACAACCACTTCCCCTGGTGCTGCGCACAAAAGCTCCCGGTTCTACAacgagctggatgcgatactcaGTGGTGACCCCCCCTCCATTGCGAAGGCCACTGTTGATACTTCGGTGGCTTGCATGCCAATCGAGAATGGACCGAGCCAGGAAAAgaaaatcttggatgaggatgtggagggggatggggaccctgaggcagaggatgactcagaggtcagagatgcatgcagtcaggagttCTTCTCTACCCTGGAGAAGGCTAGCAAGTCACAGCTTTCAGAGCTTggcaaagcacaaacaggagaggaggcctctg atatgaccttaggagcccagcctccctctttgttagcAGCAGCTGAACAGCtatgcagaattagaaagcggccatga